Proteins found in one Subtercola endophyticus genomic segment:
- a CDS encoding sortase: MTDTLERPAGEASEAPVGGPTTDGHPDARPPKPPKVPRPPKPPRRPPASAMPAEPLGPIQTVLRGVLLLVAAMLFAFAANLTILSHVQHFVAQQQQLNELRVEAAAGTLPVSEATFDEKLVPDGAPVGFIDIPSINVHEVISEGTSGDVLKSGPGHRRDSVLPGQAGISTVMGRAAAFGGPFSRIQELAPGDTFTVVTGQGTQRFAVIGVRYSGDPVPTFRGGTSRLTLITARGVAYVPTAVAYVDAELTSQVQPAGARQTTFLALPARDTTMATDTSTLWALVFALQFLLAVEIGAVWAFRRIGAQKTWVVFAPLSILAALYVSNQMILLLPNLL; the protein is encoded by the coding sequence GTGACAGACACGCTCGAGCGACCAGCGGGCGAAGCGTCAGAGGCTCCCGTGGGCGGGCCGACGACTGACGGGCATCCGGATGCCCGGCCACCGAAACCCCCGAAAGTACCCCGGCCGCCCAAGCCGCCCCGCAGGCCGCCCGCGTCGGCGATGCCAGCCGAACCGCTCGGCCCGATCCAGACCGTACTGCGCGGAGTTCTGTTGCTCGTTGCGGCCATGCTCTTCGCCTTCGCGGCGAACCTCACGATTCTGAGCCACGTGCAGCACTTCGTCGCCCAGCAGCAGCAGCTGAACGAGCTGCGCGTCGAGGCCGCCGCGGGCACTCTGCCGGTCAGTGAGGCGACCTTCGACGAGAAGCTTGTGCCCGACGGCGCGCCGGTGGGGTTCATCGACATTCCCTCGATCAACGTGCACGAGGTGATCTCCGAAGGCACGTCGGGTGATGTGCTGAAAAGCGGGCCCGGGCATCGGCGCGACTCGGTGCTGCCCGGGCAGGCCGGCATCAGTACCGTCATGGGCCGGGCGGCAGCGTTCGGGGGCCCGTTCTCGCGCATTCAAGAGCTGGCGCCGGGCGACACGTTCACGGTGGTCACCGGTCAGGGCACACAGCGGTTCGCGGTGATCGGCGTGCGGTATTCCGGTGACCCCGTTCCCACCTTCCGAGGCGGAACCAGCAGGCTGACTCTCATCACCGCACGCGGAGTCGCCTACGTTCCCACCGCCGTGGCCTATGTCGACGCCGAGCTCACCAGCCAGGTGCAACCGGCCGGCGCGCGGCAGACGACGTTTCTTGCGTTGCCGGCGCGCGACACCACGATGGCGACCGATACCTCGACCCTCTGGGCGCTCGTGTTCGCGCTGCAGTTCTTGCTCGCGGTCGAGATCGGGGCGGTCTGGGCATTCCGGCGCATCGGGGCACAGAAGACGTGGGTCGTGTTCGCTCCGCTGTCGATTCTCGCTGCGCTGTATGTGTCGAACCAGATGATCCTGTTGTTGCCGAATCTGCTCTGA